Proteins from a single region of Ensifer adhaerens:
- a CDS encoding D-alanyl-D-alanine carboxypeptidase family protein, whose amino-acid sequence MTAATCATLLAALPAAANPRLVVDVNSLKVYEHQDIFQKWYPASLTKLMTAYTAFRAIKSGQLTLESPVVMTKNAASEPPSKMFYKPGQAMTLDSALKMMLVKSANDVAVAIAETVGGSEPAFIERMNAEARRIGMMSSNFINPNGLPGPGQYTTARDLAVLAITLKREFPQYASYFSLEGITTGKKDYPNYNKLIGRFEGADGMKTGFICASGFNQVSSATRDGRSVVSVVLGEDSLGARTDESARLLQMALTTNGTGKPSLVQIPPYGETRDMVADVSKQICSKAAAKVRSEGRDEAGRQKLLSPYIHEINRPLKLAFAGLIAGSGEKAPKIAGDPVGQGDAANVPIPVPRPTF is encoded by the coding sequence GTGACGGCGGCAACCTGCGCGACGCTTCTTGCGGCGCTGCCGGCTGCGGCCAATCCGCGGCTCGTCGTCGACGTCAATTCGCTGAAGGTCTACGAGCACCAGGACATCTTCCAGAAATGGTATCCGGCGTCGCTGACCAAGCTGATGACGGCTTATACGGCCTTCCGCGCCATCAAGTCGGGACAGCTCACGCTCGAAAGCCCGGTCGTCATGACGAAGAATGCGGCGTCCGAGCCGCCGAGCAAGATGTTCTACAAGCCCGGCCAGGCGATGACGCTCGACAGCGCGCTGAAGATGATGCTGGTCAAATCGGCAAACGACGTCGCGGTCGCGATCGCCGAGACGGTCGGCGGTTCCGAGCCCGCCTTCATCGAGCGCATGAACGCCGAGGCACGCCGCATCGGCATGATGTCGTCGAACTTTATCAATCCCAATGGCTTGCCCGGCCCCGGCCAGTATACGACGGCGCGCGATCTTGCGGTGCTGGCGATCACGCTGAAGCGCGAGTTCCCGCAATATGCTTCCTATTTCTCGCTGGAGGGCATTACCACCGGCAAGAAGGACTATCCGAACTACAACAAGCTGATCGGCCGCTTCGAAGGGGCCGACGGCATGAAGACGGGCTTCATCTGTGCCTCCGGCTTCAACCAAGTTTCGTCTGCCACCCGAGACGGGCGCAGCGTCGTTTCGGTCGTGCTCGGCGAAGATAGCCTCGGCGCGCGTACCGACGAATCCGCGCGGCTGTTGCAAATGGCGCTGACGACGAATGGCACCGGAAAACCGTCGCTGGTGCAGATCCCGCCCTATGGCGAGACGCGAGACATGGTGGCCGACGTCAGCAAGCAGATCTGCTCGAAGGCGGCCGCCAAGGTGCGCAGCGAAGGCCGCGATGAGGCCGGGCGCCAGAAGCTGCTTTCGCCCTATATCCACGAAATCAACCGGCCGCTGAAGCTCGCCTTCGCCGGCCTGATCGCCGGCAGCGGCGAGAAGGCGCCGAAGATTGCCGGCGACCCGGTCGGCCAGGGCGATGCCGCCAATGTGCCGATCCCCGTGCCGCGGCCGACCTTCTGA
- a CDS encoding Lrp/AsnC ligand binding domain-containing protein, producing the protein MHQIDKIDRRILNILQADGRITNLELADRIGLSPTATSERLRRLLKEGYVSGFGARLDPHKLGFGLLVFIEVMLDKTTPDVFDQFAAAVKQAPAVLECHMVAGGFDYLVKTRFEDMAAYRNFLGQVLWTLPGVKETRTYAVMEEIKNDGPLPLV; encoded by the coding sequence ATGCATCAGATCGACAAAATTGACCGCAGAATTCTGAACATCCTCCAGGCGGATGGGCGCATCACCAATCTGGAGCTCGCCGATCGCATCGGCCTGTCGCCGACGGCGACCAGCGAGCGCCTGCGTCGGCTGTTGAAGGAAGGCTACGTCTCGGGTTTCGGCGCGCGACTGGACCCACACAAGCTCGGCTTCGGCTTGCTGGTCTTCATCGAGGTCATGCTCGACAAGACGACGCCCGACGTCTTCGACCAGTTCGCCGCTGCCGTCAAACAGGCGCCGGCCGTGCTCGAATGTCACATGGTGGCGGGTGGGTTCGATTACCTCGTCAAGACGCGGTTCGAGGATATGGCCGCCTATCGCAACTTCCTCGGCCAGGTGCTCTGGACGCTTCCGGGCGTCAAGGAAACCCGCACCTACGCGGTCATGGAAGAGATCAAGAACGACGGGCCGCTGCCGCTCGTTTGA
- a CDS encoding Lrp/AsnC family transcriptional regulator, translating to MFIITVILSAGLVGAEMQDIDAIDRTILSILSQEARIPMKSLAGRIGLSRSATTERVGRLEKAGVIRGYRADIGQLDEGTIQAFLLVTLQRTPSIGVLDRLAGFSSVRKVSSVSGQLDLVVEVEVGSINALNELRNEVATMDNVEDLTTSIVLRRDIERS from the coding sequence ATGTTTATAATAACCGTCATCTTGTCGGCGGGCCTCGTAGGAGCAGAGATGCAGGACATAGACGCGATCGACCGCACCATCCTCAGCATCCTCTCGCAAGAGGCGCGCATCCCGATGAAGTCGCTGGCGGGCCGGATCGGGCTGTCCCGAAGTGCGACGACCGAGCGGGTCGGCCGGCTCGAAAAGGCCGGCGTCATCCGCGGCTATCGCGCCGATATCGGGCAGCTGGACGAGGGAACGATCCAGGCCTTCCTGCTGGTCACGCTGCAGCGGACGCCGTCAATCGGCGTGCTCGACCGGCTGGCCGGCTTTTCCTCCGTGCGTAAGGTGTCGTCCGTCAGCGGCCAGCTCGATCTCGTCGTCGAGGTGGAGGTCGGGTCGATCAACGCCCTCAACGAGTTGCGCAACGAAGTGGCGACGATGGACAATGTCGAGGATCTGACGACCTCGATCGTGCTCAGGCGCGATATCGAACGGAGCTGA
- a CDS encoding AraC family transcriptional regulator encodes MTVTRQTARHQMIDVIARFAERDGDHMTGISGLTLHRHGGDAPVNCSAYRPSLAIIVQGAKRVVLGEETLIYGASDYLLTSIDLPVLSQVCEASAEEPYLSMAFTLDPGKIQALLASLPQLPQPAASPRGMTVSKINSELEDAALRLLRLLERPDDIPALLPLIEQEILYRLLTGPHGHRLRQMATTDSQPHQVGRAVAWLKEHYSRPLRIDDLANRVSMSVSSLHHHFKAITAMSPLQYQKQLRLQEARRLMLEEQLDAGDAGHQVGYESQSQFSREYARHFGEPPMRDIGRVRRSLLERFGGEAELLSEG; translated from the coding sequence ATGACAGTCACGCGACAGACCGCCCGCCACCAGATGATCGATGTGATTGCCCGGTTCGCCGAGCGCGACGGCGACCACATGACCGGGATTTCCGGGTTGACCCTTCATCGCCATGGCGGCGACGCCCCGGTCAACTGCTCCGCCTACCGCCCAAGTCTCGCGATCATCGTGCAAGGAGCCAAGCGCGTCGTGCTCGGTGAAGAGACGCTGATCTATGGCGCTTCGGACTATCTGCTGACATCGATCGATCTGCCGGTTCTCTCCCAGGTTTGCGAGGCCTCGGCAGAGGAGCCCTACCTCAGCATGGCCTTCACGCTCGATCCCGGCAAGATCCAGGCGCTGCTCGCCTCATTGCCCCAACTACCGCAGCCCGCCGCCTCGCCTCGCGGCATGACGGTCAGCAAGATCAACTCTGAACTCGAAGATGCCGCCCTTCGGCTCCTGCGTCTGCTGGAACGTCCGGACGACATTCCGGCGCTGCTGCCGCTGATCGAGCAGGAGATCCTCTATCGCCTCTTGACCGGACCGCACGGCCACCGCCTGAGGCAGATGGCGACGACCGACAGCCAGCCGCACCAGGTGGGCCGTGCCGTCGCCTGGCTCAAGGAACATTACTCGCGCCCCTTGCGGATCGACGATCTCGCCAACCGTGTTTCCATGAGCGTTTCGTCGCTGCACCACCACTTCAAGGCGATCACGGCGATGAGCCCGCTGCAATACCAGAAGCAGCTTCGTCTGCAGGAAGCGCGACGGCTGATGCTGGAGGAACAGTTGGATGCGGGCGATGCCGGCCATCAGGTCGGCTACGAAAGCCAGTCACAGTTCAGCCGCGAATATGCCCGCCACTTCGGCGAGCCGCCGATGCGCGACATCGGCCGGGTGCGCCGCTCGTTGCTCGAACGCTTCGGCGGCGAAGCGGAATTGCTCAGCGAAGGCTAA
- a CDS encoding NAD(P)-dependent alcohol dehydrogenase has protein sequence MAIARGYAATDASKPLTPFTFERREPRDDDVVIEIKYCGVCHSDIHQARNEWGNSAFPMVPGHEIVGIVTAVGSKVTKFKVGDRAGVGCFVDSCTTCASRDVDLEHYMPGLIVTYNGVEADGKTPTQGGYSDSIVVKEGYVLSIPENLPLDAAAPLLCAGITLYSPLRHWKAGPGKKVAIVGMGGLGHMGVKLAHAMGADVTVLSQTLSKKEDGLKLGADHYYATNDPETFKALAGTFDLIICTVAAEIDWNAYVNLLKVDGDFVLVGIPENAVPVHAFSLVPARRSISGSMIGSIKETQEMLDFCGEHDIVSEIETIRIQEINAAYERVVKSDVRYRFVIDMASLQDAA, from the coding sequence ATGGCCATTGCAAGAGGATATGCGGCGACCGATGCGTCGAAGCCGCTGACGCCCTTCACCTTCGAGCGTCGCGAGCCGCGCGACGACGACGTGGTGATCGAGATCAAATATTGCGGCGTCTGCCACTCCGACATCCACCAGGCCCGCAACGAGTGGGGCAACTCGGCATTCCCGATGGTCCCCGGCCACGAGATCGTCGGCATCGTCACAGCGGTCGGCTCCAAAGTCACCAAGTTCAAGGTCGGTGACCGCGCCGGTGTCGGCTGCTTCGTCGATTCCTGCACCACCTGCGCTAGCCGCGATGTGGATCTGGAACACTACATGCCGGGCCTGATCGTCACCTATAACGGCGTCGAAGCCGACGGCAAGACGCCGACCCAGGGTGGCTATTCCGATAGCATCGTCGTCAAGGAAGGCTATGTCCTTTCGATTCCGGAAAACCTGCCGCTCGATGCTGCGGCACCGCTTCTTTGCGCCGGCATCACGCTTTATTCGCCGCTGCGTCACTGGAAGGCCGGTCCCGGCAAGAAGGTCGCGATCGTCGGCATGGGTGGTCTCGGTCATATGGGCGTCAAGCTGGCACATGCCATGGGCGCTGACGTGACCGTTCTCAGCCAGACGCTTTCCAAGAAAGAAGACGGGCTGAAGCTCGGTGCCGACCACTACTATGCCACCAACGATCCGGAGACCTTCAAGGCGCTGGCAGGCACGTTCGATCTCATCATCTGCACCGTTGCTGCCGAGATCGACTGGAACGCCTACGTCAATCTGCTCAAGGTCGACGGCGACTTCGTGCTGGTCGGCATTCCGGAAAATGCCGTGCCGGTCCATGCCTTCTCGCTGGTACCGGCGCGCCGTAGCATTTCCGGTTCGATGATCGGCTCGATCAAGGAGACCCAGGAAATGCTCGACTTCTGCGGCGAGCACGACATCGTCTCGGAAATCGAAACGATCCGCATCCAGGAGATCAACGCGGCCTATGAGCGCGTGGTCAAGAGCGACGTGCGCTACCGTTTCGTGATCGACATGGCGTCGCTGCAGGACGCCGCCTGA
- a CDS encoding aminotransferase class III-fold pyridoxal phosphate-dependent enzyme translates to MNDMLKTTPDFSTDAAAALLKEHYGLQGALSLLASERDQNFKVETKGDGTYILKIINGAEPEAESDFQTALLGHVGTHAADLPVPHIRPTLSGASLASTTSARGVTHRLRLVSWVEGLPLAETGRSDAALQSLGHMLGRFDASLKGFMHPGALRDLDWDIRHAGRSADRLHHVAAAEDRALLERFLARFETSVAPRLATLRAAVIHNDANDWNVLVAKADHDQISGLIDFGDALHAPIIAEVAIAAAYAGLDHPDPIGAAAVIARGFHAEYPLTEEEIDLLFDLIAMRLVTSVTISASRRAHTDDNPYLAISERPAWTLLRKLDRMNPRFATAILRKACGFEATPGARKVAAWIGANRKSLKPLLERPAATYPAALVPYGDPTHPMTVKSAGEQPDEAQAIWEDYCRERGIELGIGPFGEERTVYAGEMFVSRFIDHTRRTRHLGLDLFMAAGTRLYTPLAATVVSVEIEKDPLGYGCLIALRHEPEGCPPFVTLWGHMAHEAMDRIQAGDRLEAGALVGEMGAPKENGGWAPHLHLQLSTDTTLSATEILGVGEPQFLDVWAELFPDARTFAGIAEEFYEKKGRSHEEIVKRRKELLLPNLSISYDKPIKFVRGEGVWLIDDSGRAYLDCFNNVCHIGHAHPAVVEAMAKQAAILNTNTRYLHDNIVAYAERLTATLPKELTVAGFVNSGSEANSLALRLMRAHTGRENAITLDWSYHGTTQELIDISPYKFRRKGGKGPKPHVHVATIPDSYHAPTDWPAEEHGKRFAESVAELIAAMQAKGEGPGFFIAESIPSVAGQVFLPEGYLKEVYRLVREAGGVCIADEVQVGFGRVGSHWWAFETQGVVPDIVTMGKPIGDGHPLAAVVTTREITDSFNNGMEYFNTFGGNPVSCAVGLAVLDVIEGQNLRGNALTIGNYLMDAFRAMQARYEVIGDVRGMGLFLGIELVGDRKTKAPATEFARAVSNGARRRGVLMGTEGPHDNILKMRPPMIFSKRDADHLIAVLEETFADVAKTLG, encoded by the coding sequence ATGAACGATATGCTGAAGACGACGCCTGACTTTTCGACCGATGCCGCAGCCGCACTGCTGAAGGAGCACTACGGCCTCCAAGGCGCGCTGTCGCTGCTTGCCAGCGAACGCGACCAGAATTTCAAGGTCGAGACCAAGGGCGATGGCACCTACATCCTGAAGATCATCAATGGTGCCGAACCCGAAGCCGAAAGCGATTTCCAGACGGCGCTGCTCGGCCACGTCGGCACCCACGCCGCCGATCTGCCGGTGCCGCATATCCGCCCAACGCTATCAGGCGCGAGCCTCGCTTCGACCACGAGTGCGCGTGGCGTCACCCATCGCCTGCGGCTCGTCAGCTGGGTCGAGGGCCTGCCACTCGCCGAAACCGGACGCAGCGACGCGGCCCTTCAGTCGCTCGGGCACATGCTCGGCCGCTTCGACGCCTCGCTCAAAGGATTCATGCATCCGGGCGCGCTGCGCGATCTCGACTGGGACATCCGCCATGCCGGCCGTTCGGCCGACCGCCTGCATCACGTCGCCGCTGCCGAAGACCGCGCGCTGCTCGAGCGCTTCCTCGCCCGCTTCGAAACATCAGTCGCACCGCGGCTTGCAACCCTTCGCGCCGCCGTCATCCACAACGACGCCAACGACTGGAACGTGCTGGTCGCCAAGGCCGACCACGACCAGATCTCTGGATTGATCGACTTCGGCGACGCGCTGCATGCGCCTATCATTGCCGAAGTGGCGATTGCCGCCGCCTATGCCGGGCTCGATCATCCCGATCCGATCGGCGCTGCCGCCGTGATCGCCCGCGGCTTCCATGCCGAGTATCCGCTGACGGAAGAGGAGATCGACCTCCTGTTCGATCTCATCGCCATGCGGCTTGTGACGTCGGTCACCATTTCGGCCTCACGCCGCGCCCACACCGACGACAATCCCTATCTCGCGATCAGTGAGCGGCCAGCCTGGACGCTGCTGCGCAAGCTCGACCGGATGAACCCGCGTTTCGCCACCGCCATCCTGCGCAAGGCCTGCGGCTTCGAGGCGACCCCCGGCGCCCGCAAGGTCGCCGCCTGGATCGGCGCCAACCGCAAGTCGCTGAAGCCGCTGCTCGAACGCCCGGCCGCCACCTACCCGGCAGCGCTGGTGCCCTATGGCGACCCCACCCATCCGATGACGGTGAAATCGGCTGGCGAACAGCCGGACGAAGCTCAGGCGATCTGGGAAGACTATTGCCGTGAGCGCGGCATCGAACTCGGCATCGGCCCCTTCGGTGAAGAACGCACCGTCTATGCCGGCGAGATGTTCGTCTCCCGTTTTATCGACCACACCCGCCGCACCCGCCATCTCGGCCTCGACCTGTTCATGGCTGCCGGCACCAGGCTCTACACTCCCCTAGCCGCCACCGTCGTCAGTGTCGAGATCGAAAAGGATCCGCTCGGTTATGGCTGCCTGATCGCGCTTCGCCATGAGCCCGAGGGCTGCCCGCCCTTCGTCACGCTGTGGGGCCACATGGCGCATGAAGCGATGGACCGCATCCAGGCCGGCGACCGACTGGAGGCCGGCGCGCTCGTCGGCGAGATGGGGGCGCCTAAGGAAAATGGCGGCTGGGCGCCGCATCTGCATCTGCAGCTTTCGACCGACACCACTCTTTCGGCAACCGAAATCCTTGGCGTCGGCGAGCCGCAATTTCTCGACGTCTGGGCCGAGCTCTTCCCGGATGCCCGCACCTTCGCCGGCATCGCGGAGGAATTCTACGAGAAGAAGGGCCGCTCGCACGAGGAAATCGTTAAACGGCGCAAGGAATTGTTGCTGCCGAACCTCTCGATCTCCTACGACAAGCCGATCAAGTTCGTGCGCGGCGAAGGCGTCTGGCTGATCGACGACAGCGGCCGCGCCTATCTCGACTGCTTCAACAATGTCTGCCACATCGGCCACGCCCATCCGGCGGTGGTCGAGGCGATGGCCAAGCAGGCCGCGATCCTCAACACCAACACCCGCTATCTGCACGACAACATCGTCGCCTATGCCGAGCGGCTGACCGCGACGCTGCCGAAGGAGCTGACGGTCGCCGGCTTCGTCAACAGCGGCTCGGAGGCCAACAGCCTGGCACTCCGGCTGATGCGCGCCCATACCGGCCGCGAAAACGCCATCACGCTCGACTGGTCCTATCACGGCACGACGCAGGAGCTGATCGACATCAGCCCCTACAAGTTCCGCCGCAAGGGCGGCAAGGGACCGAAGCCGCATGTCCATGTGGCAACCATTCCCGACAGCTACCACGCGCCGACGGACTGGCCGGCAGAGGAACACGGCAAGCGCTTCGCCGAAAGCGTCGCCGAACTGATCGCGGCGATGCAGGCCAAGGGCGAAGGTCCGGGCTTCTTCATCGCGGAATCGATCCCGAGCGTCGCCGGCCAGGTGTTCCTGCCGGAGGGCTATCTGAAGGAAGTCTATCGGCTCGTGCGCGAGGCGGGCGGCGTCTGCATCGCCGACGAGGTGCAGGTCGGCTTCGGCCGTGTCGGCAGCCATTGGTGGGCGTTCGAGACCCAAGGCGTCGTGCCGGACATCGTCACCATGGGCAAGCCGATCGGCGATGGCCATCCGTTGGCGGCCGTCGTTACGACCCGCGAGATCACAGACAGCTTCAACAACGGCATGGAGTATTTCAACACCTTCGGCGGCAATCCGGTTTCCTGCGCCGTCGGCCTTGCGGTGCTCGACGTGATCGAGGGACAGAATCTGCGCGGCAATGCGCTTACGATCGGCAACTACCTGATGGACGCCTTCCGCGCCATGCAGGCCCGCTACGAGGTGATTGGCGACGTGCGTGGCATGGGCCTTTTCCTCGGCATCGAGCTTGTTGGCGACCGCAAGACCAAGGCGCCGGCAACCGAGTTCGCCCGGGCCGTCTCCAACGGCGCGCGGCGGCGGGGCGTCCTGATGGGCACCGAAGGTCCGCATGACAACATCCTGAAAATGCGTCCGCCGATGATCTTCTCGAAACGCGATGCCGATCATCTGATCGCCGTGCTCGAAGAGACCTTCGCAGACGTGGCAAAGACGCTCGGCTAG
- a CDS encoding CobW family GTP-binding protein produces MASPLPAVPVSILTGFLGAGKTTLLNRLLKDPDLSDTAVIINEFGDVSIDHLLVEASSDGVIELSDGCLCCTVRGELVDTLADLMDRMQTGKIRPLKRIVIETTGLADPAPVLQSVIGNPVIAQNFRLDGVVTVVDAVNGLQTIANHEEALKQVAVADRIVVSKASLADASQRDVLTARIRALNPRAPLIDGDSDEAGRSALFACGLYDPSSKIADVGRWLQDEAHHDHHHHHHDDHHHHHHHDHDHDHDNHHHHHVNRHGGDIRSFSIVHDRPIEPMALDMFIDLLRSAHGEKLLRMKAIVAVADRPDRPLVLHGVQNVFHTPERLSAWPDPNDRRTRMVLITKGLEEAFVRDLFDAFTGKPRIDRPDAQALSDNPLAVPGMRF; encoded by the coding sequence ATGGCTAGTCCCTTGCCGGCGGTGCCGGTCTCGATCCTCACCGGCTTCCTCGGTGCGGGCAAGACAACGTTGCTCAACCGGTTGCTGAAGGATCCGGATCTCTCGGACACTGCGGTTATCATCAACGAGTTCGGCGATGTTTCGATCGACCATCTGCTGGTAGAAGCCTCCAGCGACGGCGTCATCGAGCTTTCCGACGGTTGCCTTTGCTGCACCGTGCGCGGCGAACTGGTCGATACGCTTGCCGATCTGATGGACCGGATGCAAACCGGCAAGATCAGGCCGCTGAAGCGCATCGTCATCGAGACGACCGGCCTTGCCGACCCGGCGCCGGTGCTGCAATCGGTGATCGGAAATCCGGTCATCGCGCAGAACTTCCGGCTGGACGGCGTGGTCACCGTCGTCGACGCCGTCAACGGCCTGCAGACGATCGCGAACCACGAGGAAGCGCTGAAGCAGGTTGCGGTCGCCGACCGCATCGTCGTCAGCAAGGCCAGTCTCGCCGATGCATCCCAACGCGACGTTCTGACGGCACGGATCCGGGCGCTCAACCCGCGTGCGCCGCTGATCGACGGCGACAGTGACGAGGCGGGGCGCTCAGCGCTTTTCGCCTGCGGCCTCTATGATCCATCCTCGAAGATTGCCGATGTCGGGCGCTGGCTGCAGGATGAGGCGCACCACGACCATCATCACCATCATCATGATGATCACCACCACCACCACCACCACGACCACGACCACGACCACGATAATCACCATCATCATCATGTGAACCGGCACGGCGGCGACATTCGCTCGTTCAGCATCGTGCACGATCGGCCGATCGAGCCGATGGCACTTGATATGTTCATCGACCTCCTGCGCTCGGCGCATGGCGAGAAGCTGCTTCGGATGAAGGCGATCGTTGCGGTTGCCGACAGGCCGGACCGGCCGCTGGTGCTGCACGGTGTGCAGAATGTCTTCCACACGCCGGAGCGGCTTTCCGCCTGGCCGGATCCGAACGATCGGCGCACTCGCATGGTGCTGATTACCAAGGGGCTGGAAGAAGCTTTCGTCCGCGACCTGTTCGATGCCT
- a CDS encoding amino acid ABC transporter substrate-binding protein: protein MRFGILALASAAFLAGTAANAGMLDVIKERGELRCGVSQGVLGFSAPNDKGEWTGFDIDFCRAVAAVALGNPDKVKYVPLSTKERFAALQSGEADLLSRQTTWTLSRDTDLGMSFVGVNYYDGQAFMVRSDLGVKSVKELSGASVCTETGTTTEQNMADYFGANNIQYQVVAFEKADQTIQAFNTARCDVYSTDASALYAQRLTLNDPDRFVVLPEVISKEPLGPAVRQGDDQWFKIVRWTLFALTEAEELGITKDNAAKLLESGTTAQKRFLGIENEAGKSLGLDPKWAYQAVSAVGNYGEVFERHLGKDSPLKIDRGLNKLWSNGGLMYAPPAR from the coding sequence ATGAGATTTGGAATTCTAGCACTTGCGAGCGCGGCGTTTCTCGCCGGCACAGCCGCCAACGCCGGCATGCTCGACGTCATCAAGGAGCGCGGCGAGCTTCGCTGCGGCGTCAGCCAGGGCGTGCTCGGCTTTTCCGCCCCCAACGACAAGGGCGAATGGACCGGCTTCGACATCGATTTCTGCCGCGCCGTCGCAGCCGTGGCCCTCGGCAATCCGGACAAGGTGAAGTACGTGCCGCTCTCGACCAAGGAGCGCTTCGCAGCCCTGCAGTCGGGTGAGGCCGACCTGCTGTCGCGCCAGACTACCTGGACACTGTCGCGCGACACCGATCTCGGCATGAGCTTCGTCGGCGTCAACTATTACGACGGCCAGGCCTTCATGGTGCGCAGCGATCTCGGCGTGAAGAGCGTCAAGGAGCTTTCGGGCGCCTCCGTCTGCACCGAGACCGGCACGACGACAGAGCAGAACATGGCGGACTACTTCGGCGCCAACAACATCCAGTATCAGGTGGTCGCTTTCGAAAAGGCCGACCAGACGATCCAGGCCTTCAACACCGCCCGCTGCGACGTCTATTCGACCGACGCCTCAGCGCTTTATGCCCAGCGCCTGACGCTGAACGACCCGGACCGCTTCGTCGTGTTGCCGGAAGTGATCTCCAAGGAACCGCTCGGCCCGGCCGTTCGCCAGGGCGACGACCAGTGGTTCAAGATCGTGCGCTGGACACTGTTTGCGCTCACCGAGGCCGAAGAGCTCGGCATCACCAAGGACAATGCCGCCAAGCTCCTCGAAAGCGGCACAACCGCACAGAAGCGCTTCCTCGGCATCGAGAACGAGGCCGGCAAATCGCTCGGGCTTGATCCGAAATGGGCCTACCAGGCGGTTTCCGCCGTCGGCAACTATGGCGAAGTCTTTGAACGCCACCTCGGCAAGGACAGCCCGCTCAAGATCGATCGCGGCCTCAACAAACTCTGGAGTAATGGCGGCCTGATGTACGCTCCGCCGGCACGCTGA
- a CDS encoding M20 aminoacylase family protein, which translates to MPILNRAAELQNEVTEWRRHLHRNPELLFAVENTASFVEKKLKEFGVDEVVTGLGRTGVVGLIRGNLGAGRTIGLRADMDALPITETSGKPWASETSGKMHACGHDGHTAMLLGAAKYLAETRNFTGSVAVIFQPAEEGGGGGNEMVKDGMMERFAIAEVYGMHNMPGMPIGHFGSRVGPIMASTDEFTITVKGRGGHAAQPHKTIDPIVVGTQIVTALQTIASRTVDPLASVVVSVTKFHAGFAHNVIPEDAVLGGTVRTLMPEVRDIGEARIRTIAEGVAGIYGATVEVAYNRNYPVTVNHTDETGYALQAAAEIAGASNVKPSLDPMMGGEDFSYMLIARPGAFVFMGNGDTAGLHHPAYDFNDEAIPHGISYWVKLAETRLAA; encoded by the coding sequence ATGCCGATACTCAACCGTGCCGCCGAACTCCAGAACGAAGTCACCGAATGGCGGCGCCACCTGCACAGGAACCCGGAGCTCCTGTTCGCGGTCGAAAATACGGCATCCTTCGTCGAAAAGAAACTCAAGGAGTTCGGCGTTGACGAAGTCGTGACGGGGCTTGGCCGCACCGGCGTCGTCGGCCTGATCCGCGGCAATCTCGGCGCAGGCCGCACCATCGGCCTTCGCGCCGACATGGACGCGCTGCCGATCACCGAGACCAGCGGCAAGCCCTGGGCTTCGGAAACGTCCGGCAAGATGCATGCCTGCGGCCATGACGGCCACACCGCCATGCTTCTCGGCGCGGCAAAGTATCTGGCCGAAACCCGCAACTTCACCGGCAGTGTCGCCGTCATCTTTCAGCCGGCCGAAGAAGGCGGCGGCGGCGGCAACGAGATGGTCAAGGATGGCATGATGGAGCGCTTTGCGATCGCCGAAGTCTACGGCATGCACAACATGCCGGGCATGCCCATTGGTCACTTCGGCAGCCGCGTCGGCCCGATCATGGCCTCGACCGACGAGTTCACCATCACCGTCAAGGGCCGCGGGGGCCATGCGGCCCAGCCGCACAAGACAATCGACCCGATCGTCGTCGGCACGCAGATCGTCACCGCGCTGCAGACCATCGCCTCGCGCACGGTCGATCCACTTGCCTCCGTCGTCGTCTCCGTTACCAAGTTCCATGCCGGCTTTGCCCACAACGTCATTCCGGAAGACGCCGTTCTTGGCGGCACCGTGCGCACGCTGATGCCTGAGGTGCGCGACATCGGCGAGGCTCGCATCCGCACGATCGCGGAGGGTGTCGCCGGCATCTACGGTGCGACGGTCGAGGTTGCCTACAACCGAAACTACCCGGTGACCGTGAACCATACCGACGAGACCGGCTATGCGCTGCAGGCAGCGGCCGAGATCGCCGGCGCAAGCAACGTCAAGCCGTCGCTCGACCCGATGATGGGCGGCGAGGATTTCTCCTACATGCTGATCGCCCGCCCCGGCGCTTTCGTGTTCATGGGCAATGGCGACACTGCCGGGCTGCATCACCCGGCTTACGACTTCAACGACGAGGCGATCCCGCACGGCATTTCCTACTGGGTCAAGCTCGCGGAAACGCGACTTGCCGCCTGA